The genomic stretch ttttttttaattttcaaatatttatagTTTGGAACAAACTccgagttcgtcccagatctctattttcttaaaaattcaaaataaattctttcgaaaataaaaaactagcctagagagctcggaatgacatggaacaaatttCCATGTACTCATATTGATCTCATGAACACATTAGTGGCCTCAAACATTTTTTCCTCTTAACAAAAATAGATCCGTAAGTTTCTAATATCAAAATGACTTTACCTTATTCAAAACAACTCTTATTTTTACCAAGTCATAGGTTCTATCAATTtgatattttcaatttaattatcgcTAACTATATTGGGTTTTCGAGTTCACTAATGTGGTCATGAGATCAACACGAGCGCATAAAAATTTGTTCCGCGTCATTCTGAGTTCTataggtcaaatttttattttttaaaagattttttttgaattttcatataattacagtttgggacgaactccatagttcgtcccagatctgggacaaaTTTTAGAGTTCATCCcaaatttctatttttcttaaattacaaaattaaacaataaaaatacagatgcatgacctagacatctcagaatgacacgaaactagttcctatgcgttcgtatcgatctcctgatcgcaatgatgaccccaaacattttttccactctatattttgaggttaataaatttttttatcaacaattaaaataatcattttcaaaaattaaaaaaccagaaaatattatctaaaaaaattattccgtgtcatcattatgatcagaagatcgatacgaatgcatagaaatttgttccgcgtcattccgagctctataggtctagttattatttttagaaagatttttttttccaattttctaATATTTACAGTTTGGGACGAACTACAGAGTTCGGCCCAGATCTAGGACgaattttggagttcgtcccataTCTCTATTATTCTTAAATTACAAtattaaacaataaaaatatggatgcataacctagacacctcagaatgacatgaaactagttcctattcGTTCGTATCGATCACCTGATCGCAATGATGGCcccaaacattttttccactctatattttgcggttcatcaattttttatcaacaattaaaataatcattttcaaaaattaaaaaaccagaaaatattatctaaaaaaattatttcgtgtcatcattatgatcagaagatcgatacgaatgcatagaaatttgttccgcgtCATTCCGAGCACTATAggtctagtttttatttttagaaagattttttttccaattttctaATATTTACAGTTTGGGATGAACTACAGAGTTCggcccagatctgggacgaattttggagttcgtcccatatctctatttttcttatattacaatattaaacaataaaaatacggatgcatgacctagacacctcaaaatgacatgaaactagttcctattcgttcgtatcgatctcctgatcgcaatgatggccccaaacattttttccactctatattttggggttcatcaatttttttatcaacaattaaaataattatttttacaaatttaaaaacccgaaaatattagctaaaaaaataattttgtgtcATCATTAAGATCATAAGATCGATACGcatgcatagaaatttgttccgcgtCATTCTGAGTTCTATAggtctagtttttattttttgatagatttttttttaatttccaaatatttatagtttcggacgaactttggagttcgtcccagatctctattttcttaaaattcaaaatatattcttccaaaaataaaaaaactagcCTAAAGAGGTCTgaatgacatggaacaaatttCCATGTGCTTGTATTGATCTCATGAACACATTAGTGGCCTCAAACATTTTTTCCTCTTAACAAAAATAGATCCGTAATTTTCTAATATCAAAATGACTTTACCTTATTCAAAACAACTCTTATTTTTACCAAGTCATAGGTTCtataaatttgatattttcaatttaattatcgcTAACTATATTGGGTTTTTGAGTTTACTAATGTGGTCATGAGATCAATACGAGCGCATAAAAATTTGTTTCGCGTCATTCTGAGTTCTATAagtcaagtttttattttttaaaagattttttttttttgaattttcataaatttacagtttgggacgaactccatagttcgtcccagatctaggACGAATTTTAGAGTTCGtcccaaatttttatttttcttaaattacaaaattaacaataaaaattcagatgcatgacctagacacctcagaatgacacgaaactagttcgtatcgatctcccgaTCGCAATGATGACCCCAAACATTTTTCccactctatattttggggttcataaatttttttatcaacaattaaaataatcattttcaaaaattaaaaaacccgaaaatattagctaaaaaaattatttcgtgtcatcattatgatcagaagatcgatacgaatgcatagaaatttgttccgcatcattccgagctctataggtctagtttttattttttaaaacatttatctaggacgaattttggagttcgtcccagatctctaattttcttaaattacaaaattaaacaataaaaatatggatgcatgacctagacacctcagaatgacacgaaactagttcctatgcgttcgtatcgatctcctgatctcAATGATGGCcccaaacattttttccactctatattttggggttcataaatttttttatcaacaattaaaataatcattttcaaaaattaaaaaacctgaaaatattagctaaaaaaataatttcgtttcatcattatgatcataagatcgatacgaatgcatagaaatttgttctgcgtcattccgagctctataggtctagtttttatttgttgaaagatttttttccaattttctaatatttacagtttgggacgaactccagagttcgtcccagatctctatttttcttaaattataaaatttaacaataaaaatacggatgcatgacctagacacctcagaatgacacgaaactaattcctatgtgttcgtatcgatctcctgatcgcaatgacggccccaaacattttttccactctatattttggggttcataaatttttttataacaattaaaataataatttttataaatttaaaaacctgaaaatattagctaaaaaaataaatttgtgtcatcattatgatcataagattgatacgaatgcatagaaatttgttctgCGTCATTCCGAGATCTACATgtcaagtttttatttttagaaagattttttttccaattttctaATATTTACAGTTTGGGACGAACTACAGAGTTCGTCCccgatctgggacgaattttggggttcgtcccagatctctaattttcttaaattacaaaattaaacaataaaaatacggatgcatgacctagacacctcagaatgacacgaaactAGTTCCTATACGTTTGTATCGATCTCAATGATGACAccaaacattttttccactctttattttggggttcataaattttttaatcaacaattaaattaatcatttttaaaatttaaatacccaaaaatattagctaaaaaaattatttcatttcatcattatgatcataagatcgatacgaatgcatagaaatttgttccgcaTCATTCCGAGATCTATAggtctagtttttatttttagaaagatttttttttccaattttctaatatttatagtttgggacgaactccagaGTTCATCCAAGATCAGGGACgaattttggagttcgtcccatatctctatttttcttaaattacaaaattaaacaataaaaatacggatgcatgacctaggcacatcagaatgacacgaaactagttcctatgcgttcgtatcgatcttcCGATCGCAATGATGGCcccaaacattttttccactctatattttggggttcataatttttttatcaacaattaaaataataatttttacaaatttaaaaacCTGAAAATATtacctaaaaaaataatttcgtgtcatcattatgatcataagatcgatacgaatgcatagaaatttgttccgcgtCATTGCGAGCACTAGAggtctagtttttattttttgaaagattttttttgaaattttcaaatatttacagtttgggacgaactccagaGTTTGTCCCAGATCTGGTACGAATTTTGGAGTTCATCCCAGAtctctatttttcttaaattacaaaattaaacaataaaaatacggatgcatgacctagacacctcagaatgacacgaaattagttcctatgcgttcgtatcgatctcctgatcgcaattatggccccaaacattttttccactctatattttggggttcataaaattttttatcaacaattaaaataatcattttcaaaattttaaaaacccGAAAATATTAGGTAAAAAAATAATTTCGTTTCATCATAATGATCAGAAGATTGatacaaatgcatagaaatttgttccgaGTCATTCTAAGCTCTATAGGTCTAGTTTttgttttttgaaagatttttttggaattttcaaatatttacagtttgggacgaactacagagttcgtcccagatttgggacgaattttggagttcgtcccagatctctattttcttaaattacaaaattaaacaataaaaatacggatgcatgacctagacaccCCAGAATGGCACGAAACTAGTTcttatgcgttcgtatcgatctcctgatcgcaatgatggccccaaacattttttccactcAATATTTTGggtttcataaatttttttatcaacaattaaaataatcattttcaaaatttaaaagccttaaaatattaactaaaaaaattatttcgtgtcatcattatgatcataagatcgatacgaatgcatagaaatttgttccgcgtcattccgagctctataggtctagtttttaatttttgaatgattttattatgaaattttaaatatttaaactttGGGACGAGCTCCAAAGTTCGTCACAGATCTAGGACGAACTTTCgagttcgtcccaaatttggactttttttaaaattacagaataaaGACATAAAAATGCGGATGCATGACCTAAacacctcagaatgacacgaaactagttcctatgcgttcgtatcgatctcctgatcgtaATGATGGGCCCAAACATTTTTTTCACTCAATATTTggaggtttttaattttttttatcatcaattaaaattttcatttccaaAAATTTAAAAGCCTCaaaatattagctaaaaaaattatttcatgtcatcattatgatcagaagatcgatatgaatgcatagaaatttgttccacGTCATTCCAAGCTCTATAGGTCTAGTTTTTAATATTTGAATGattttattatgaaattttaaatatttaaactttGGGACaaactccaaagttcgtcccaaattttgattttttaaaaaatttataataaaggcATAACAAATTTATGAGCGTCAGAAACTCAGCGTCAGGACGAGCTGTCGAGATGTCGGGTCGGCTATTCATCCTGCTAATCAAGAAGGTAATTCGCCCGGTCGGACGTCTATCGGGTGTTGGCCACTTTGACCTCCTGTCAGGCGGGCCCCCCCACCACCGAATCAaaatgtataactaattatttgtttccgctgcataattagtttgtgttctttgtatggatcctgaaataccaacacaaaagactatcgattttgtgtttcgattatgtgtttctattgtggtctatatagttaaacctaaggttactgtaagaactttaaatattcaatttctttgaaagactttgtctaggaagtgatggatgatcttatacccaagaaggccaagtgtctcgccatgtttaacctggaagtcaatttttgaaatatatatttaatcaacttctgtaatatgctttaacttatgaagaatacatgggttgaacttggagtaaaaatgttaagttccgtttccaatccaagtttaacttttgaagaacaacttggattaaaattgttaagttttatttgcgatccaagtttaacttctgtagagtacatgggctgctaggaaaagttttattcttgtacaaatttttgaatAGGGAAACAGAAtagaattccaagtagcacctaACAAGTTTATTGTTTAATAACTAATTagtagttttcttttattatattgttatttttaataattaaaagaagAGTAAAGGAGATGATTATTCAATTTGTTAGTTAATTTATAATCGTtggataataaataattttatgtgttagttaatttttaataattaattaatagtttTCTTGGTATATGATTATTTTTAAGAAGGGGAGTCTTTGCGCATTGGTAAAGTTGttaccatgtgaccaaaaggtgacgggttcgaatcttggaaacagtctcttgcaaaaagcagggtaaggctgtgtacaatggatccttcaccgggaccccgcatggcgggagcttcgtgtaccgggctgccttttttttaTGATGATAAACGATTctatgaatttataattttaatttttttaatataataatcttaaaTCGTGACGAATTGTGAATTGTAATCATCTTGGACTATTAAGGTTAAGGATCGACTTACAAAAATCATCGAACTAATAATTCCGAATCGTGGTAGGGTTTAAAGGTAGGCAATGAGATTTATGGTGTTGATATTCAGATGCGATAGGTGAGAATTAGGTTTTCTCGATCGTGATGAATGAAACATGGATTTGGGGATCAACATGTATAAGACATCTTCAATCATTAAAGCTCTAAATGAGCTTTTAAAAACTCATTGAAATATCCTCAATGATAATTAGTTGCATAGCTCTATGCATATTACATCAATTTTGATACAAAAAAAtatgtttgaattttcaatattGCTCTTAAACTATAAATCTCAAACTCATCTCTACAAtggttcaattttttttcaacCTTGTTAATTTTAGAAATCTCTCACAAACCTTCATTAGAGATGCCCTAAGATTTATTTTAGGATTGGAGGCATGGTGGAATGATAGAAAGGAAAGGAGGAGGTCAACCCTAAAGTTCCTGTTCATTCACAACTTTCATAACtccaaaaatatatatcatattttttattatatccttctcttctttcaacattaaaaatttaaaaattcacgATTCTCTATTTATACTATCGAATTCAATGGCTTCGCTAAAATTTATCATAAACTCAATATTAAGGTATGCTATACCAACAAAGAAAGACAACAAGAGATTGAAACAATTTCTCAAACATTCTGATTTCCCACCAGAAAGTCATTTCTATTCCTAATTGTTAGTTACCTGACACCATGACAAAGCACAAATTTGCTCCATACTTGAGGAACACTCACCTTATAAGAGTCACTATTTCCCAATTCATCTCGATTTTTGGCCTAATTTGCATGGTTCTGATCAGAAGTCATTTCAAAGAATccccatatatatataatttcattgTTGAGTATTTTTATTTACAATGTGGCATATGAAATGTTCTGATTTCTTTTCGCCCTGCAACAATGTGCAGGGAACAGTGAACCCTATTATCAAGGGTCGGGTTTTCCTAACATTTGTTCATCACTAGAATCATATTCATTTTCAATCATTTCTTCGTCGCTTGATTCGTCTTCTGGAGAATTACCGACGTCCTCGGGCTTTGCGAATAGCCGGCAGTATTCTGACAACGAAGGAAAACAGGACAATAAGTGACTAATCAGTGGTAAGCAAAAAATTTCTACAATAATTTAGGGAGCTCAAGTAATCTCATAATGATGCATAATCTTCAAGGATACAAAGAATCAAATTCACATTGTTAATTGTTCATGTGCTATAGAATCATTGAAAATTCAGATGAAAGTCAAATCTCCAAACAAGAACTTGAACTTGAGAGTCTTACAGGTGAAGAATAAAATTACCTTTCACTTTTTGTTCATAAGCTGATTGATCATGCAACATTAGCGCAGCAGCCTCCCCATTCAATGGATCTGAAGGATTCGGATATAGAAGGAGTTGCGGAAGAAACACTTCGAATACATTGACAAGATCTGAGAAAGAAGCAACAAGATAAGTGGAGTATTTCATTGCAACAACAAACAAGATAAGTCAAGCACAATACCAAACATGGGACTCCAAGTTTGATTGATAACAGCCAAACAAATCGAACCAGACCTGAGATATTGGATCAACAAATGAAGTGTTTAATGCAACAGAAATCCATCGGCAAAAAGGAGTCCTGAATTAAGGATTTACATCTCATCGACGTTAGGATGATACATCTTATTTACAAAGCCAATTGAGGGAGACTTGTAAGGATAAGCATCTGGTAGTTCCACCCTTACTCTCCACACGCCTCCTTGATAAAGGCCTGCCTTATCAAAAGTTCAAACAGAAAACCATCTTATCTTGATAGAAATCACAAAATTCAGAACTTATTTACTCGCAACTCATGATCGATGTCAAAAATCTTAAAATCAATTTGTCTAAACAAATAAGAACATTAGCTAAATGAACACTAAATGCCTGAAAGGGGTCATCACGAAGACTTCAATCCTCTGTACAAACAACATCATGGAACAAGAAAGCAGAGAAGATCCGAAAACTTATCAATGGGAGAAGACGTACTCTCTTTGGGACCATGAAAGTTCACGAAGAGCACTTGCATCTTGTCATTCGGCATCTCCACCTTATAGTCGCCCATCATCCTGCATACGCAACAAGGGGGCGGATCGATACAAAAAAAAGGGGGGGAAATGAGATTTTTAGGTCAAAGTAGAGATCTACAGTTTCATGAGGTCCATCTCGCGGCGCTTGCTCGGAGACGACATCACGATCCCGCACCCTTGATCGACTCCGATGGTGTCGAGGCGTACGGCGCAGTTAAAAATTCTCTCTTTCTTTATCCTCCTCCGCCGCAGGGAaagagcaaggaagaaggaagaagggctTTAAAAACCAAAAGGCGGTGGCGCCCGAAGCTTTATCCATCTCTCTGGAATCTCTTTTCTTCTATTGGCCCCTTACTTTTGAGTAATTAAATTTTCCCACCTTAAAATACCCTTTCTAAATCAGGATAAAAATATATCTTTATAatattctcccccttttttattctTCTTTGACATTTCAGTCCAAATAAATtggattaaaataaaaaagacattttttaaaaaaacatcaaagagtatttttttcattaattatccgaaaaaaaaaaaacaagcatcTCACCTCATTTTTAATACTCAAATTATCTCTCTTTAATAAAACCACTAATGCAcgtattatatataattttcttaGTAATTCAGTATATAATGTGCACTGTAGATAATTATTTTTTTGGATTGTGCCTCAGGGAGCTACTCATGCACGTATTATAATAACTATGAATAATTATTCTAATATGTTATTGATAATTTGAGTTGAATAAGATTACAATAGCTACTACAATCACAaataatttgaataaaaaaatagaatggGTTGGAGGCAGTGGCGGATCCAGGAATTAAAATAGGGATGGGCGATTTTTACTTGGAACAAGGGGCGGTATCCTCTATCTCCACCGGTGGAATCCCATAATACTAGGGATTCCATTACCGACAAGGGGGGTGACCGTCGATGCCGCCCCCCCTCTGGATCCGCCCCTGGTTGGAGGGTTTTTATGCTTAGACAAGTTTATAAAGTTTGCGTAAGTGAGAGGTACACTTCaaagttggaaaataattaatAGAATCAATTGCTTGTTCGACCCATGTCAGTCCGCATCAGTCACGTTGTTAATTTGAAATTCCACGTTTCTTTTATGATTAATTTAAAACAACTGATGATaacttttttatcattttttttatttaatgaagCAGCATCAACATGAAATTTGACCAATCCATTACTAATCTGTGTTAGGTGTCTTTACTTAGCTTGGCCATTGTGAATTCCTCTAGTTATCGATTGAAATGTATGTTTTACAGCTAATTCATCATAGAATGATGAAAAGTGGAGCTATATTTAATTTGGAAATTAGTTAGTTTCATATGATCCACTTGCATAAGTATTGtccaaaaaatatattaataaaaaatgaaaagatAAATAAAGGGTGCAATTTGATTACCATGGATATAAATGAATATGATGAATTTCTAatatcaaagaatttaataactactTGAAAATCTAAAGAGAACCAATCAAAACAATTCAAATCCTTCAAAAGAAATATTACTAAATGGATTCACACATATAGGATGAGAGACACTCAATACTCAAACAAGATTTAGGCAGAACAAAGTAAACATTCCACAACAGTACTGATCGGTGGAAGTGATTAGCAAAGGAGAGAATAATGCAATAAGAGTGGACGTTGCAATTTAGTAGTAGGGTATCATTTCATCTTTGCCTCAGTAAAGAGAACGTGTTGATTCACTCGTGGATCATACTTGCGGAACTCGAGCTTTTCTGTCATCTTTCGGGGATTCTTTCGCTTCACGTAGAAAAAACCGGTGCCAGCAGCGGAGACCAACCGTATGAATATTGATCCACCCTTTGCTTTACCCATCTATTCAAAATATAAGATGACAAAGCACAAAGTCAGAAATAACTTAGAATCTCAGTTCGTAGCTAAGAAAGGAACAGATGACTTTGGTTTGCATTACAAAATTATCTACTTGGTGAGCAAGCTACCAATGCCCAGGGCCTAAAAGCATGGCCATATCAGAAAAAAAGAAATTGAAATAATTCTTAAGTTCTCAAGTTTTTGACATTTAAGCATTAACCAGCATTAGTAATAAGCAGCTTTAAGCAAGTAAGCAGTTGTTGTGTAACGTCATACAGATGATTACAAAGCAGTCCTGCTATTAAAAGACAATGTGATGAATCAATGTCAGACGTGTAATTTACTTCCAGCCAGAACCCTTAATTCAGTAACATTTTATTTCCTCTCAGTTTGAATTTCAACATTTGGAATCAAAGTTCATCTTGGAAATTCTCATGGCCAACTAAGATCTACATACTTCACATAAAAAATCACACTCCAAACTGAAAAGATTATGGCTACAGGTGGAAGCTACAATTGTTAATCTACTTTCTGGACCATGACCACATTGAAGCTTAAGATGTAAAAAAACAAGATAGGCAAACTTCATATTCCTCCATTGAA from Zingiber officinale cultivar Zhangliang chromosome 5B, Zo_v1.1, whole genome shotgun sequence encodes the following:
- the LOC121984665 gene encoding ubiquitin-conjugating enzyme E2-23 kDa-like; its protein translation is MSSPSKRREMDLMKLMMGDYKVEMPNDKMQVLFVNFHGPKESLYQGGVWRVRVELPDAYPYKSPSIGFVNKMYHPNVDEMSGSICLAVINQTWSPMFDLVNVFEVFLPQLLLYPNPSDPLNGEAAALMLHDQSAYEQKVKEYCRLFAKPEDVGNSPEDESSDEEMIENEYDSSDEQMLGKPDP